In Alphaproteobacteria bacterium US3C007, one genomic interval encodes:
- a CDS encoding d(CMP) kinase gives MAFTVAIDGPAAAGKGTISQAVAQHFGFAHLDTGLLYRAVGWLHLQGQNPLAAAHNLDLSSIDTTALRTANVAEAASKLAAIPDIRQALSEFQKNFARAPGGAVLDGRDIGTVICPNAEAKLFITARAETRAQRRFAELKRSDKTVQYATVLKAVLERDARDKTRASAPLQAASDAHHLDTSDLTIQQACSDAITYIAKIQRGEA, from the coding sequence GTGGCTTTTACAGTTGCAATTGATGGCCCCGCCGCCGCTGGCAAAGGCACAATATCGCAGGCCGTTGCGCAGCATTTTGGGTTTGCTCATTTAGACACTGGATTGCTCTACCGCGCCGTGGGATGGCTGCATCTTCAGGGCCAGAATCCCCTTGCAGCGGCCCATAACCTTGATCTGAGCTCCATCGACACTACCGCGCTGCGCACCGCCAATGTCGCCGAGGCCGCCAGCAAGCTGGCCGCGATACCCGACATAAGACAGGCGTTGAGCGAATTCCAAAAAAACTTTGCCCGTGCGCCCGGCGGCGCAGTTCTAGATGGTCGCGATATCGGAACGGTGATTTGTCCCAACGCCGAGGCAAAATTATTTATCACCGCGCGGGCAGAGACACGCGCCCAGCGCCGCTTTGCGGAACTGAAGCGCAGCGACAAGACTGTGCAATATGCCACTGTTCTAAAGGCCGTTTTAGAGCGCGATGCGCGTGATAAAACCCGCGCTTCGGCACCGTTGCAAGCCGCCTCAGACGCCCATCATTTAGACACCAGCGATTTAACGATCCAACAAGCCTGTTCAGACGCGATCACTTATATCGCCAAAATCCAGCGAGGCGAGGCATAA
- the aroA gene encoding 3-phosphoshikimate 1-carboxyvinyltransferase, with translation MSSHAVARPMSASKSGPLTGEAHVPGDKSISHRSLILGALSVGTTTIKGLLEGDDVLDTAKAMRAFGATVTQHAPGNWSVDGVGVGGFCEPDTVIDCGNSGTGVRLIMGAMATHPICATFTGDASLNKRPMARISDPLALFGAQTYGRSGGRLPMTIIGAETPTPVRYEVPVPSAQVKSAVLFAGLNTPGKTVVIEQEATRDHTERMLRGFGAEISVQITDAGREITLTGQPELQPQDITVPRDPSSAAFPVCAALITEGSDVLVPNIGLNPTRSGLFTTLREMGADLEYENERVEGGEPVADLRARFSPNMRGIEVPPERAASMIDEYPILSVVAAYAQGDTVMRGVKELRVKESDRIDAMATGLRANGIAVEDGADWWIVSGCGAQAVPGGATCASHLDHRIAMSFLILGMASKNPVSIDDGSPIATSFPIFESLMAALGARLEHSPKS, from the coding sequence ATGTCCTCTCACGCTGTTGCACGCCCGATGAGTGCTTCCAAATCCGGCCCCTTAACCGGCGAGGCGCATGTGCCCGGTGATAAATCAATTTCGCATCGCTCGCTAATCTTAGGGGCGCTCAGCGTTGGTACCACCACGATTAAAGGCTTGCTTGAGGGGGATGACGTGTTGGATACGGCTAAGGCGATGCGCGCATTTGGCGCAACCGTCACCCAGCATGCTCCGGGCAATTGGAGCGTTGACGGCGTCGGCGTGGGGGGCTTTTGCGAACCCGATACCGTCATCGATTGCGGCAATTCGGGAACCGGGGTGCGCTTGATCATGGGGGCAATGGCAACGCATCCAATCTGTGCCACCTTCACCGGCGATGCCAGTTTAAACAAGCGTCCAATGGCCCGCATAAGCGATCCTTTGGCGCTGTTTGGCGCGCAAACCTATGGCCGCAGCGGCGGCCGTTTGCCAATGACCATCATTGGCGCCGAAACCCCCACCCCTGTGCGCTACGAAGTGCCCGTTCCATCGGCACAGGTGAAATCGGCGGTTTTATTTGCAGGTCTTAACACGCCGGGGAAAACCGTGGTTATTGAACAGGAGGCCACGCGCGATCACACTGAACGAATGTTGCGCGGATTTGGCGCTGAAATAAGCGTGCAGATCACCGATGCGGGCCGCGAGATTACTCTGACGGGGCAACCAGAATTGCAGCCTCAAGACATCACCGTGCCGCGCGATCCAAGCTCGGCAGCCTTTCCGGTTTGCGCAGCTCTGATAACCGAAGGCTCGGATGTATTGGTCCCAAATATCGGCCTGAACCCAACCCGCTCTGGGTTATTCACCACGCTTCGCGAAATGGGAGCCGATCTTGAATATGAAAATGAGCGGGTGGAGGGCGGCGAACCGGTCGCCGATCTACGGGCGCGGTTCTCTCCAAATATGCGGGGAATAGAGGTGCCACCCGAGCGCGCCGCCAGCATGATTGATGAATATCCCATTCTATCCGTTGTCGCTGCCTATGCGCAGGGCGATACCGTGATGCGCGGTGTGAAAGAACTTCGGGTCAAAGAAAGCGATCGGATCGACGCTATGGCAACGGGCCTGCGCGCGAATGGCATTGCCGTAGAGGATGGCGCCGATTGGTGGATCGTATCGGGATGCGGCGCGCAAGCCGTGCCCGGCGGCGCCACCTGCGCCAGCCATCTTGATCACCGGATCGCAATGTCATTTTTGATCTTGGGAATGGCAAGCAAAAATCCTGTCTCCATAGATGATGGCAGCCCGATCGCCACCTCTTTCCCGATCTTCGAAAGCCTGATGGCTGCGCTTGGCGCACGGCTTGAACACAGCCCGAAAAGCTAG
- the trmB gene encoding tRNA (guanosine(46)-N7)-methyltransferase TrmB, with protein MAADQHSSGAPWRNFYGRFKGKTLRPGQEEALESDLAQLSPGPVSWTENPDRTALDLTQMFNASAVWLEIGFGGGEHLVHQAVQNPETGLIGCEPYINGVAMLLQKIRRAEAQNIRIYPGDARHLFDVLPPASISKAFLLYPDPWPKRRHHRRRFVTPEHLAPLARVLKPGAEFRVATDIVDYVRQTLLEVPKQGFAYQNQDPKGRNPAWSDWISTRYEQKALREGRMPHYLTFHRL; from the coding sequence ATGGCGGCAGATCAGCATTCATCAGGCGCGCCCTGGCGCAATTTTTACGGGCGCTTTAAAGGCAAAACGTTGCGCCCCGGACAAGAAGAAGCGCTGGAAAGCGACCTTGCGCAGCTTTCTCCGGGCCCAGTCAGTTGGACCGAGAATCCTGATCGCACCGCGCTGGATTTGACCCAAATGTTCAACGCCAGTGCGGTCTGGCTTGAAATTGGCTTTGGGGGCGGCGAGCATCTGGTGCATCAAGCCGTACAAAACCCCGAAACCGGACTGATCGGATGCGAGCCTTATATCAACGGGGTGGCAATGCTGCTGCAAAAAATTCGCCGTGCAGAGGCGCAAAATATTCGGATTTATCCGGGCGATGCACGGCACCTCTTTGATGTGTTACCCCCAGCCTCAATCTCCAAAGCGTTTTTGCTCTATCCCGACCCTTGGCCAAAACGCCGCCACCACCGCCGCCGTTTCGTAACGCCCGAGCATCTGGCCCCGCTGGCGCGGGTGTTAAAACCAGGGGCCGAGTTTCGCGTGGCGACGGATATTGTCGATTATGTGCGCCAAACTCTTTTGGAAGTGCCCAAACAGGGCTTTGCCTATCAGAACCAAGATCCCAAAGGCCGCAACCCGGCTTGGTCGGATTGGATTTCAACCCGTTATGAACAAAAAGCCCTGCGCGAGGGCCGAATGCCCCATTATTTAACGTTTCATCGCCTTTAA